A single window of Treponema denticola ATCC 35405 DNA harbors:
- a CDS encoding motility associated factor glycosyltransferase family protein has protein sequence MNFFDKNIEALKKINLKLAEDIINSDDNSDYSSDKDVSKTGFDLPLLKNGKLLHSKYDPLKEASRLFTGNENFILFCGLGAGIHIEFFLNNFKSKYCAVTEASFSNFKSLFKIIDFSHLILNKNLSFLPPLESENFEKEFINSYIPAIHGNFEIKILRPWEDFYNEKIQTFEKKIQASLEKIQADVSTQAAFGKIWMRNIMQNLKTASLIRPFIPKTDPSKKAYILGAGPSLESALENIKKYRDSIVLFASDTAFPVLISAGIEADFFVTMDPQNISYAHCFKPFTKSTVGIFDLCSNPILAREFLKNGNSFFFTKSAHPFAQYASFFSPFPYMETGSGTVALAARSAALSLGFKDLEFFGLDFAYTGGKAYAAGTYLSKQFEKTSSKTSPLETKFCDLMFRTEVKKTQENGKITYTTALLDGYKAFFKGVISLNSASPVWKKEDFSIFQYEEFIRHLKTPACKDKKMLTTALLPYFAYLNKRLSKNISNFADVELVLSQILEYTVS, from the coding sequence ATGAATTTTTTTGACAAGAATATAGAAGCATTAAAAAAAATAAATTTAAAACTTGCCGAAGATATTATAAATTCCGATGATAACTCCGATTACTCTTCCGATAAGGATGTATCTAAAACAGGATTTGATCTTCCTTTGCTAAAAAACGGCAAACTTCTTCATTCTAAATATGACCCATTAAAAGAAGCATCGAGACTTTTTACGGGTAACGAAAATTTTATTCTCTTTTGCGGATTGGGGGCGGGTATTCACATAGAGTTTTTCTTAAATAATTTTAAATCAAAATACTGCGCCGTAACCGAAGCAAGTTTTTCAAATTTTAAAAGCTTATTTAAAATTATAGATTTTTCACATCTTATTCTAAATAAGAACCTATCTTTTTTACCACCTCTTGAATCTGAAAACTTTGAAAAAGAATTTATCAATAGCTATATTCCGGCCATCCACGGCAATTTTGAGATAAAAATTTTAAGGCCTTGGGAAGATTTTTACAATGAGAAAATCCAGACATTCGAAAAAAAAATTCAAGCCTCATTAGAAAAAATACAGGCAGATGTTTCAACTCAAGCAGCCTTCGGTAAAATATGGATGCGGAATATTATGCAGAATTTAAAAACGGCATCTCTAATAAGACCGTTTATTCCTAAAACGGATCCTAGTAAAAAAGCCTATATTTTAGGAGCCGGTCCGAGCCTTGAATCTGCTTTGGAAAATATAAAAAAATACAGAGACTCCATCGTTCTTTTTGCTTCAGATACGGCCTTTCCCGTTTTAATATCGGCAGGAATAGAGGCAGATTTTTTTGTGACAATGGACCCGCAAAATATTTCTTATGCCCATTGTTTTAAACCTTTTACAAAAAGCACCGTAGGTATATTTGACCTTTGCTCAAACCCGATTCTTGCGCGGGAATTCTTAAAAAACGGCAATTCTTTTTTCTTTACAAAAAGCGCCCATCCATTTGCCCAATATGCTTCCTTTTTTTCTCCCTTCCCTTATATGGAAACAGGAAGCGGGACTGTCGCCCTTGCGGCAAGATCGGCTGCCCTTTCCCTTGGATTTAAAGATTTGGAATTTTTCGGTTTGGACTTTGCTTATACCGGCGGTAAGGCATATGCAGCCGGAACATATCTTTCAAAGCAATTTGAAAAAACGTCTTCTAAAACTTCGCCTTTGGAAACAAAATTTTGTGACCTTATGTTTAGAACGGAAGTAAAAAAAACGCAAGAAAACGGAAAAATAACTTATACTACAGCTCTTTTAGACGGGTATAAAGCTTTTTTTAAAGGGGTAATCAGCCTTAATTCCGCTTCCCCTGTATGGAAAAAAGAAGACTTTTCAATATTCCAATATGAGGAATTTATACGTCATCTAAAAACGCCGGCTTGTAAGGATAAGAAGATGCTGACAACGGCTCTTTTACCTTATTTTGCATATTTAAATAAAAGATTATCTAAAAATATCTCGAATTTTGCCGATGTAGAACTTGTACTATCTCAAATTCTGGAGTATACTGTAAGTTAA
- a CDS encoding 6-hydroxymethylpterin diphosphokinase MptE-like protein, translating into MIKQVKLHSSYNPQKEAERFSDTIQGNPKIIVITEPGESYLASALRKKFPKAKLMAMRYTDNYFLESDKFWDRVWRPASGNPSFFLVNNIPDEFLSSTLFLPWKPAEKVWPDSASWVWKEISEAVKIIQSLIATRSFFGKRWLKNMGDNFIFTEKPVNLDFFGENNIENNEPSFFAGAGPSLDEVLDNYSDNINEIFNMAAASALPAVLSRNIKLDLCVSTDGGFWAANHLKYLKDEKFKETALAFPLEAKIPYQILKNNNCLFLSYGSSLENLFFTNLGITPIPAKRNGTVSGTAIELLLDEAGGKIFIAGLDLKESKGFSHCSPHESQIQKEIKANRLDTLSTFAAISNFDLRSLKTYEKWFSRIPVPRAERLFRIGKDLPPLGNIKSIDGEDFKAQTRGRENTNKKTIQVRRLEHKTPKEKKAMLSAIYQNIKEEIKNKTFFDKIKISAKEKELSSPEKELCEFISFQNYMTFLKEKDSHNEAEIKLKLEDEISSFLENQIGRLKP; encoded by the coding sequence ATGATAAAACAAGTTAAATTACACTCTTCATATAACCCTCAAAAAGAAGCCGAAAGGTTTTCCGATACAATACAGGGAAATCCTAAAATTATCGTTATCACGGAACCCGGAGAATCTTACCTTGCATCGGCTTTACGTAAAAAATTTCCTAAAGCTAAATTGATGGCCATGAGGTACACGGACAATTATTTTTTGGAGTCGGATAAATTCTGGGATAGAGTTTGGAGACCGGCTTCAGGGAATCCGTCTTTTTTTTTGGTCAATAATATTCCGGATGAATTTTTATCGTCTACTTTGTTTTTACCTTGGAAGCCGGCAGAAAAAGTTTGGCCTGATTCGGCTTCTTGGGTATGGAAGGAGATATCCGAAGCCGTAAAAATAATACAGAGCCTGATAGCGACAAGAAGTTTTTTTGGAAAAAGATGGCTTAAAAATATGGGCGATAATTTTATCTTTACCGAAAAACCCGTCAATCTCGATTTTTTTGGTGAAAATAATATTGAAAATAACGAACCCTCTTTTTTTGCAGGGGCCGGCCCTAGTTTAGATGAGGTCTTGGATAATTACTCTGACAATATAAACGAAATATTTAACATGGCAGCGGCTTCAGCCCTGCCTGCCGTCTTAAGCCGTAATATAAAGCTTGATCTATGTGTATCGACTGACGGGGGATTTTGGGCGGCAAATCACTTAAAATATTTAAAGGATGAAAAATTTAAAGAGACTGCCCTAGCCTTCCCGTTGGAAGCAAAAATTCCTTATCAGATTCTAAAAAACAATAACTGTCTTTTTTTAAGCTACGGCTCAAGCCTTGAAAATCTTTTTTTTACAAACTTAGGTATTACTCCAATTCCGGCAAAAAGAAACGGAACGGTGTCCGGTACAGCAATAGAACTTCTCTTAGACGAGGCCGGAGGAAAAATCTTTATTGCAGGCTTGGATTTAAAGGAATCAAAGGGCTTTTCCCATTGTTCTCCCCATGAAAGTCAAATACAAAAAGAAATTAAAGCAAACCGCTTAGATACTCTATCCACTTTTGCAGCTATATCGAATTTTGATCTGCGCTCCTTAAAAACTTACGAAAAATGGTTCAGCCGAATACCCGTGCCGAGGGCTGAAAGACTTTTTAGGATAGGAAAAGACCTTCCACCTTTAGGGAATATAAAATCAATAGACGGGGAAGATTTTAAGGCTCAAACAAGAGGTCGAGAAAACACAAATAAAAAAACTATTCAGGTAAGGCGACTAGAACACAAAACTCCTAAAGAAAAAAAAGCCATGCTTTCCGCAATTTACCAAAACATAAAAGAGGAAATAAAAAACAAGACTTTTTTTGATAAAATAAAAATAAGTGCAAAGGAAAAAGAATTAAGCAGTCCTGAAAAAGAATTATGTGAATTTATTTCTTTTCAAAATTATATGACATTTTTAAAAGAAAAAGATAGTCACAATGAAGCGGAAATTAAACTAAAACTTGAAGATGAAATAAGCTCCTTTTTAGAAAATCAAATTGGAAGGCTTAAACCATGA
- a CDS encoding septum formation initiator family protein → MKIYFKVLIPIFITVFAYTVLTVFLGPKGIYAQHFIEAQRDTLVNHVRSLRQTGDDLDSLIRNLTYDPETIAIYAHELGYIYDNEGIIKLVNFNSGFGKGLNPGTILKIETPYFLSDYICKTIAASLGIIVIIFQMLAVRKDGYFKKRS, encoded by the coding sequence ATGAAAATATATTTTAAAGTACTTATTCCCATTTTTATTACTGTTTTTGCTTACACTGTTTTGACCGTGTTTTTAGGTCCTAAGGGAATATATGCACAGCATTTTATAGAAGCTCAGCGGGATACTCTTGTAAACCATGTCCGCTCTCTTAGGCAAACCGGAGACGATTTGGACAGTTTGATAAGAAATTTAACCTATGACCCTGAAACAATTGCTATTTATGCCCATGAACTGGGTTATATATATGATAATGAGGGAATAATTAAGCTTGTAAACTTTAATTCCGGATTTGGGAAGGGCTTAAATCCCGGAACAATCTTAAAAATTGAAACTCCGTATTTTCTTTCAGATTACATATGCAAAACAATAGCGGCATCTTTAGGTATAATTGTTATCATTTTTCAGATGTTGGCGGTAAGAAAAGATGGTTATTTTAAA